The Aedes aegypti strain LVP_AGWG chromosome 3, AaegL5.0 Primary Assembly, whole genome shotgun sequence genome contains a region encoding:
- the LOC5574200 gene encoding uncharacterized protein LOC5574200, translated as MNFEVSSRFEQEDFCRLCMCSVYELHALFPTEAPEDNSMLLTKICLLAEIIIVPMEELNSHICSRCLHQLEDFDSFRQRCKDSDEQIRQIRASRQNQAYQSAGIVQVTEDSCLDVQDEVSVDTASPEFGGSFDSMEYCADLAVPGEYRLLFDGCVYRRESLLVWRCEVAFCPCQLLVQQDYGKFWIYDTHNHDQIPLNREDRKFEKMNRSIYDFLTKLRDQVVRTNEQGSAVWGSSNGQQLDAANILYYTERDRPIILMNGQWYYKEATTNISKPSQIHWRCSEKNCLGLVTTASDLRGSRMLKSHNHALKSDRNFVRVADLALMSRIPDSVSTALKPIIIADMQEPKPPQLSVAPNNSTLQQKTGLNWMDSKGSCPTQPPPILHKALLNLQSTPTCDSPQDDASSMVTSTKSAKQPKKESRKHKAKPLKANNKKPKMTATISVNPTPSSSAKASSSSAMVFYSNHTDTYYMRYRQRFYFKDVSRTENTPGLGVLWRCIIKSCPATITVFANKAHSSGSSHNHDLVRGNVERLTLVTSSEALQNLPVVPDIEFYRCPTTYGLCLLYNKFSYSLHLRHLPSAFFIWQCKTANCSGCIHSGIELEYLVSKAIHNHDAPSEQTVDAEHRITVQDALQILSDLQNRSQNSSIALLSDNASSSVATET; from the exons ATGAATTTCGAAGTGTCATCTCGCTTTGAGCAGGAGGACTTCTGCCGGTTGTGCATGTGCAGCGTTTACGAGCTGCACGCGCTTTTCCCGACAGAAGCTCCTGAGGACAATTCGATGCTCCTCACCAAGATCTGTTTGCTGGCGGAAATCATT ATTGTCCCAATGGAAGAGCTGAACTCCCACATTTGCTCCCGGTGCCTACATCAGCTGGAAGACTTTGATTCCTTCCGACAGCGTTGCAAAGATAGCGACGAACAGATTCGGCAGATTCGAGCTTCCCGCCAAAATCAAGCGTACCAATCGGCGGGAATCGTTCAAGTGACTGAGGATTCTTGCCTTGATGTCCAAGATGAAGTAAGTGTCGACACAGCCAGTCCTGAGTTTGGTGGTAGTTTTGATTCAATGGAATACTGCGCAGATCTAGCCGTTCCGGGGGAGTATCGATTGCTATTCGATGGATGCGTTTATAGAAGGGAAAGTTTACTGGTATGGCGATGTGAAGTGGCCTTCTGTCCGTGTCAGCTGCTAGTGCAGCAGGACTACGGCAAGTTCTGGATCTACGACACGCATAATCATGACCAAATACCTCTCAATAGAGAAGATCG gaaatttgaaaaaatgaatcgaagcatttatgattttttgaccAAATTACGTGATCAAGTTGTACGAACAAATGAGCAAGGATCGGCAGTATGGGGATCGTCAAACGGACAACAGCTGGATGCAGCCAACATTCTATATTACACTGAACGAGATCGACCTATAATTCTTATGAATGGTCAATGGTACTACAAGGAAGCAACTACGAACATATCCAAGCCATCACAAATCCACTGGCGGTGCAGCGAGAAAAACTGTCTGGGATTGGTTACAACTGCGAGTGATCTCCGCGGTTCCAGGATGCTCAAGAGCCATAACCATGCACTGAAATCGGATCGCAACTTCGTGCGAGTAGCTGATTTGGCTTTGATGAGCCGGATTCCGGATTCCGTCTCTACGGCGCTAAAACCTATTATCATAGCAGATATGCAAGAGCCCAAACCTCCACAGCTATCTGTCGCTCCGAATAATTCTACGTTGCAACAGAAGACTGGACTAAATTGGATGGATTCAAAGGGATCCTGTCCAACTCAACCACCACCAATTTTACACAAAGCTTTGTTGAACCTTCAATCCACTCCAACATGTGATTCTCCACAAGACGACGCTTCATCGATGGTAACATCTACCAAAAGTGCTAAACAACCGAAGAAAGAATCAAGAAAACATAAGGCCAAACCGCTCAAAGCAAACAACAAGAAACCGAAAATGACTGCTACAATATCGGTCAATCCGACACCGTCTTCCAGTGCAAAGGCTTCGTCCAGTTCTGCCATGGTTTTCTACAGCAACCATACCGATACCTACTATATGCGATACCGACAACGTTTCTACTTCAAAGACGTTTCCCGAACTGAAAACACGCCTGGATTGGGCGTCCTTTGGCGATGCATTATCAAGAGTTGTCCCGCAACAATAACGGTTTTCGCTAACAAGGCACATTCTTCCGGTTCGAGCCACAACCATGATCTAGTCAGAGGCAATGTGGAACGCCTCACACTGGTAACGTCATCGGAAGCATTGCAGAACCTTCCCGTCGTTCCGGACATTGAGTTCTATCGGTGTCCCACGACCTATGGCCTTTGTCTACTGTACAACAAATTCTCCTACAGTTTACATCTGAGACATTTACCCTCTGCCTTCTTTATTTGGCAGTGTAAGACTGCCAACTGTTCCGGTTGTATCCATAGTGGTATTGAATTAGAGTATCTGGTATCAAAAGCCATACACAACCATGACGCACCTTCGGAGCAAACCGTTGATGCTGAGCATCGCATAACGGTCCAGGATGCCCTTCAGATACTGAGTGATCTCCAAAATAGGTCTCAAAACTCCTCTATTGCATTGCTGAGCG ACAATGCTTCGTCAAGTGTAGCGACTGAGACCTAA